The Larimichthys crocea isolate SSNF chromosome XII, L_crocea_2.0, whole genome shotgun sequence region CATTCTCGTACTTTGGGGGATTGACAGCCTCATTCTGTTtgtagaaatgaaaaagaagttCAAGGACAGATGTGAGGCTCAAGGTATAATCGTTGAATAGTTGGTTGGGTGAGTCATCGAGGACTGAGTCAGACCGGATGAGTAATAGTAGAGTAAGGTGCGATATAAACAACAGAACATACTGTAATTTTCAAACTTCCCGTTGATGGAGACTCTGTGAGCATCAAacttaatgtttttaataaatctaTGTTACTAACATCATCTGTTGTAATTTGTAAAtgcttaaaatataaataaaaatggaaatacctCTGCAATCCAATAAGTTTCCACCTCTGCAGGTCAGTAAGGGTGAACGGGCAGGACAGCCAGGCTTGAACTCTCTCTCCACACCTTCCAGGACCAGGCACGAAGAGAGCCAGAGCAGCAACCAGTCGGCGGACTCTCCCCTCGTCAGCCCCGAGCACCACCAGGGTTCTTCCGCTCAGTAGACACCACAGAGCTTGCATGGCAAACGGGTACTGTCGCACAAACCTCAAGGCTCCTTGTCCGGCCTTCTTCCTCTGGCGCAGGGTCACCACACCCCCGTAGCCAAGAGGTGAAGCAGCCCGATCGGACCCTGTAGAAGCACTCATGGTACAGTCTGACCCATCCTCCGCTGAGGTACGGGAAACTGCGTCTCCAAGGAGCCCCACAGGGAGCTCCAGCGCGGCTGCAGGGCTTTCTGAGGACGGAGAACCAACTGTATAGTCGTCCTGGAGTGGAAGTAGAGCCTGGGGCTCCTGGTTGACCACAAAGGTTTGACCGGGCTGCGAGTGGGAGTTTTGGCTGAGGTGAGGCACCTTTTCTGGGGCAGAAGCTTCGTAAAGGAAACCATCTTGGGACATACAGCACGCCGTGTCTATTGGAACCAGCAAATCCGACTCGATCTCACACGGCCCATCAGCTCCTCCGTCACATTCATCCTCCCTGCTGGCCTCCAGCTCTGACACCTCGAGTAAGGACACGGGTGTCTGGTCACCCTCGTCGTCCCCAGCAGTGGTCTCAACCTCTTCACTGCTGCTATCCCTCTCCAGATCAGTGTTATGTTCGGCGTCAGGGGTCAGATCAGAATCCGGATCAGGAGCTTCTGACGTCATACTAGCTAGATTCTGTTGTCTCTCTGCTGGACCCATCCCGCTCTTGTCGCTGCTGAAGCTTCCTTTGGTTTCCTCCGAGCTCTCCTGGGTGGTCAGAGTCTGGTCCGAGGGTGAGGAATCCAGATGGCTCTCCACAAGTCCGAGCTCGCAGAACTCTTGAGCATGGCCAGTCTCAGAGGGAGGATTTGGAGGCTCCAGAGTATCTAACTCTAGAAGTTCTGGTTCCAGCACGATAGGAGGCGGATTTAAGAGTGTATAGTTATCTACAGCATGGTTCAAAGCACAGAATGGTCTCATTGTACCCCCTTCATCCTCGTCGTCATCCCCGAGGTCCTCCTCAAACAAGAAGTTGgtgattttctgtttcctgcGTAGCGCCCTGTCCAGGCGGCGCGTGTACAGGTAGCACAGGTCACCCCGGAAACTCTTCTCAGTGTCCTTCAGGAGCTCCACGGTGGCCTCGTAGAAAGTATTGTCGCACAGCTCTTGCAGGGTCTTCAGGCGCTTGTCGAAACACTTTGCGGACTTTGCTTTGATCAGTTGTGGCGTGTAGGACAGCTTGCGTTTAACgccctcatcttcctcctcgtccacttcttcttcacctcGTTCATCTCCGACCTGACCCTGCCCTTCTTCCCCCTTCTCCCCTTTGTCACTGTAACTAAAGGGGTTGGCAAGCTTGGCGTATTTGTCTAACAGCACCTCGCACTCACTCAAACACTCCGTGACGCACTTCTGGCAGCTGACAGCATGAGGATCTCGGCGCGGGCGGTGATGGTACGAGCTGATCTGTTTCAGCAGGTCTCTGTGTTCGTAGATGCTCTTCTCCACGTTTGCGAGCTCGTTGGCCTTTTCCACAGCGTGAGCGGAGTACATGCACTGAGGCCCGGCCTCCCTCTGCAgaccctcctccctctgcagcacagagtgAGTGTACCTGAGGGGGAAGAAGACAGATTTATGTGTTCACAAAGGGAAGTCAGTGTGAAATAACAGAGCTTCTTCCTCATGAGAAGCATCAGTGTAACtaagaaacatgaaacactgaaaatatgcAACAGCGAACTGTAAAATTAGGTTTGGAGTTCattatgtaatatgtaatcAGCCAACATTCATGgcccccagaggatgaatcctactgactttggagACTTTTCCTAAAGTGCCAACACTAAGTTTGCATTTCTGCATCCTGCCTCTTTTATAATGTTCctaaatatttaatcaaattactGCAAACtaactgacacaaacaaaacctggGAGTCTGTTGGTTTTACTCGAGTATAGGAGCCCTGGTTGGTCTCTGGGTGTCTGGGCGTATAATCgtctgtggctcaggaggtaaagTAAAGGGTCGCCCACTTATC contains the following coding sequences:
- the smcr8a gene encoding guanine nucleotide exchange protein smcr8a, whose product is MIGSPDVVAFTKEDEYGETSPDPWALPEEFSIPLHPLADSNPWAKTSYAKFTKDFILISEFSEQVGPQPLLTIPDDPKVCGTFDLNYFSLRIMSVDYQASFVGHPPGTGYPRLSFVEDSRVVLGDSKEGAFAYVHHLTLYDLEARGFVRPFCMAYVSADERKIMLQFQELSLRFSQASECLKAGNRRAFAKELQRKLRDLEYTHSVLQREEGLQREAGPQCMYSAHAVEKANELANVEKSIYEHRDLLKQISSYHHRPRRDPHAVSCQKCVTECLSECEVLLDKYAKLANPFSYSDKGEKGEEGQGQVGDERGEEEVDEEEDEGVKRKLSYTPQLIKAKSAKCFDKRLKTLQELCDNTFYEATVELLKDTEKSFRGDLCYLYTRRLDRALRRKQKITNFLFEEDLGDDDEDEGGTMRPFCALNHAVDNYTLLNPPPIVLEPELLELDTLEPPNPPSETGHAQEFCELGLVESHLDSSPSDQTLTTQESSEETKGSFSSDKSGMGPAERQQNLASMTSEAPDPDSDLTPDAEHNTDLERDSSSEEVETTAGDDEGDQTPVSLLEVSELEASREDECDGGADGPCEIESDLLVPIDTACCMSQDGFLYEASAPEKVPHLSQNSHSQPGQTFVVNQEPQALLPLQDDYTVGSPSSESPAAALELPVGLLGDAVSRTSAEDGSDCTMSASTGSDRAASPLGYGGVVTLRQRKKAGQGALRFVRQYPFAMQALWCLLSGRTLVVLGADEGRVRRLVAALALFVPGPGRCGERVQAWLSCPFTLTDLQRWKLIGLQRVATPVGSSMLYSLSRYSRYISILDADQKTLRCPPYRGQLLANIADHRTYIRRGSTYFLHLQSTLCRLAAKAFLFTFTHHLHLPVSSTEGPEVVEGRRRCFLQEQLGLGEEDSLILLYLSQLVTQQYLQPGRSSAAATFSFNYTTSVFYKI